TCTTAGTGGGTGAAGGTTGCTGTCCCAACTGAGCActtctcctgccctccaaaatattttaatttaaatagtCCTAATGATAGTAAATTTTTTTGGAATTTTGGACACCAATATTCTTGCTACTTAGCTTTAGAGCCATTGAAGTTTCTGATTTTCAGAGTACTAGAGCATAGCTCTTTCTAAATCACAAGATCTTGAAAAGGGAAGCTCCTTAAAATTTTGAAAATTCTGGCTGACAAAATTAACCCAATTAGTGCAAATATGTATTCTAAAAGCTAGGAGAGTTCTTAAtgcaaaaagacaaaataaggaTGTATCAGTCCaattaaaacatattaaaatgtCTGTAATAATAAGTGCAGTTACAGGCTGTAGATAGACTCTCTTTTGTAGTCAAGCATGTTTATCTTTTGGTTAGGCAAAAAAGCAACTAGGCATGCCCAAATCCCACAGCAGAATCCACACAGGCCCCTGTTCTGACCCAGAGCTCATTGCATGAGTGAGCCTGTACTAACAATTTCAAAAGTTAGCTCAAAAGATAAGAAATTATTGTAGAAACTATATGCAAAGCAATTAAACGGTTCTGCTTCACGTAACGCTTAATAAATGGTCAAGCATTTAAGCACTGAATAAAGTAAACATCTTCAAATATCCTGCATTCCAGGGTATGATGGATTTGATATTTATATTATCTTTGCATAGATGGATCTGTTTCAACCAAAGTTCCACCATGCCTTTTACTAGATAAAATGATAAACACTGATCCAACTTCATGTCCAACTCCATATGTAACGAAACCTATGTAAGGTTGCACTGATTACAGTCAAGGAACATGCATATTTAAAAGCTTTGCTGGACTGAACAAATGGCAAAggttcattttaaaagaaaagagggactttttacagggGCAGGTAGAaataggatgaggggtaatggctttaaacttgaaaaggggagatttaggtgagatacaaggaagaagttccttactgtgagagtggtgatgCACGGGAACAGCCTGCCCAATGAAATTGTagatgcttcatccctggcagtgttcaaggtcaggttggatggagccttgagcaacctagtctagtgtgaggtgtccctgcccatggcaggggtgttggaactagatgatcttaaggttcttttcaacccaaacttttctgtgattctatgattctacgaaatTAAGGATTAAGAATAAAAtgagcaaaacaggaaaaaaaaaaaaaagcatgaagatgGAAAAATGGCTACAAAAAACTATTGAACTATAATATGACATTCATGAATGTGATTACTTTGGACAAATTTAACATGGAGACTGTTATCTAAGTGaaccagcattttaaaatatagtcCACTTGATTCATAGTGAGATCTACTCTTTGTATATTACCAACAGCAGGAAGTTAAGGAAGGAATATCCAGAATGCTGAAAATTGGGCTAACTTTATTTCTATCAAAACTAATGGAAAAGCATGTTTCAAATGATAAAAGAGCTTCACCAGTGCTGAACACTTTTGGCCATCCTGACATAAAGGCAGAAGCTGAGCTATAACAACATAATGACCTCATACAGGTAGAAATTATCACAAGGAAGTAATTTTGTATGGGAGGTTGTATTCTGCTGTAAGGATATTATGAGATGCAATGATCAGGCTTGCAGGTGCTCTCAACTTTGCACCCTTCATAATGAAAAGTATGAATGATAAGCACTTCTGAAGATCAGTGTAGTTTTCCTCAATGAAGAACTACGGCCCTACAAAACTGAGTTTAAAAATGATGTATGTATGGAGCAccttttcatctgctttcacCCCAAGATGGGGGAGCAGAATTAATactgcttgctttcctttcagctaaacatgtgttgggttttttttaaccacatCCCTTCACTCCGATTTACAAAAGTTTTAGCTTCAAGAATCATTAGTTATTGCCCAATGCAAATAAGCACAAAGTAAAATTATATTAAGTTTGCACAATTGATCTTCCATAATTTTAAACGGTACCTTTTAAAATTTCCTGTAAAATCAGCCTGAAATACTCCCATAGTTGACTGCCATCAAGTAGTGCAGGGTCACTTCGGGAAAACCCATTCTCAGTGATATAAATTATAGGGTTATTATATGTATCCTAGAACAAGAGAGCAGAAGTTTTATTCAGACCAGATGTAAGAAAGCCCATAAAATCAGATGCATTACCCTCTATCTCTTCTAAGCTACAAACTAAAACTAGTTTTCATCAAATTGCACTGACCCTATTAACTTAATTTTCCATGAGCTGACCTTTTATGACTAACAACGGAAAAGCAAAACTGTGCAAATATCCATGAAGACAGTGAAATGACTTATTTTAATGAGAAGACTAAAATATCTTTCCTGCATTAGCATCTGCTTATTGTCACTGCTCCTTAACCCCTTGGTACTGGCAGTCACTGCACGTCCCATTGCCAGGAGTAGCTGCGTGCCAGGAAAACCTTCCTGTTGGCATCAGAAAGATAACTTCTGGAGTTCAAAAGATGGTATAACACTGGTGTGTAATTTCAAACTGTAAAATAGTTATCAAGTACAAAGGCAATAGGAAAACACTAAAGCTTCTACATTTTCTATCTAGCATGCAGTAATTAAATTAAGAATCCCAAGGTGACTTGTTTTTTATATCTTGTACAATGTCTTATGCCATCCAGATGGGCTCCTCAAAAACCCAAAATCACCAATAGTACACACTGGATTCTTAGATCTCTTCATTGACCAGCTAACAGCAGTAAAATGGTCCTGTGAGCCGTTCCTTGATATAACACAGAAGTCAGTGCAAACCCCTTGGCACAACAGGCAACCATAAACTCTCAGTTGCAACGGGCCACATTCAGATTCACCATCCATTGAAACACTTAGCTTCTTGTCTGCATTTTCTTGGTCTTAGCAGTTCAGAGCATAGCAGGCAACCCATGATgataattttttcctcattactgAATTCTGGAAGACTTGCGTTAAGTAACTCTGCTttgaatgctttgcagaaaTATCAGACTTCACGATGGCTGGATATTCATCATCAACAAATGTTGTCCTGAAAAAATTATCTAAGTTAaaggacaaaaagcaaaagTCGCTTTTTGATTTGCTACAGAGGTTCTACCAATCTCAGTTTAGAGCTATACATGCAAGCCCACTTTGTTTTGTCCAAATATCTTGTTGCAACTGTGCCAGGTTTTAGCACGAGCTTTTAGCACAATATACGCGGCCTTGTAAGCTCTGGTACCAATACTGAGGGTATACCATTTTCACAGCCACATATAGGAACAACTTAAAGCTCATTAATAGTGATCACCCAGTCTCCAAATGTTCTGAAGCAATACTTTTTCATGAATATCAAAGGTCTAAATGATCTTTTCAGATTCCTCAGTCACCTTCATCTTCTAAGGACTGCGGTAAGCCAAAGCGATACAGGGAGCAGGATGCAAGGTTATCATTGATTTTGCTGTAATAATTGACtcttgaaaatattaaaagaaacaaaaaagggttaacttaaaacattttacattttaacaCATGAAGAAACCTCACTGCACATTTTCTCTGTTATGAGatgcaaatattttctctcAACTGCATGCTGACTACTGTTAGAAGACTCCAGAGTTGGCAAAAATGCTAAGCACACAAAATCTTCCAAGCAGGCACATAAAATGAAATGAGGATGCAAATTTTCAAAATAGATCAGTGGACAGCAACTACCCAGGAGAAACATAATTCTGATGGGTGCTGGTCACATGAAAATATAATCCTTTCATTTAAATGCCTGAATGGCAGCCTGGCTGTATGTACAAGATGCGTGTTGGAAAAATCCTGACACTTGAGAGCCTTACAGGTAGATTTGTTCTAATGAAAGCATTTATCTCCTTAAGAACTGTGTCTTTTAAAAAGTTCAGTACCACACTCAGCAAGGTAACTAAACTGATCTGTTGTGATTTGAACCTGGTTGGCTGGGTGAGCTGTTCACTCTAGACTATTCCATTCTCCACCACTGTCTGTACCAGCGTTAAGACAAAGAAGATACTGTCAATGCATTTAGTATTTTGCAGTGGTGTGAATTCAACAGTTCCCTCATTAGATCTATATGATACTTATGGCTTTTTATCAGGCTCTACTAGTTTTTAAATAAGAGTTTAGggcactgtcctgggttgagcagcagcagtcatttttctccttcttaggagctagtacagtgctgtgttttgatcttttggccttggaacagtggtgataacaccgatgttttcagttgctgctcgaatgtttggtctggccaaggactttctgagcctcatgctctgccagggaggaggggaggctgggaggaagcagagacaggacacctgacccaaactagccaaagaggtattccataccacagcacgtcctgcccaggatgtaacttggagtgacccggaaggggtagagggactgcagggttggaggaggtatcggtcagtgcttggctggggggagtggggtgagttattggtcggctggtgttgaggtgttgtattctttcctcttgttatttcctttagcactattattattggtggtagcagtagtgatttgtgttataccttagttactgggctgttcttatctcaacccgtgggagttgtattctttttgattctcctcttcgtccctccagaagcagggggagggcaagaagggggggagtgagtaaaagaggtttgtggttgggtttaaaccacgacaggcaCTGATATCTTTAGCCACCAAGTTGAATGCCTTGGCATTTGCTTATTCAAGAAACCAGCTCTCTTCCTTTTGGACTGCTACTGCTGCAGACTGCTCAATCCCTCTAACTGCAAGAAGGAATTAGCTCAGCTGTCTAAAAACTCATGACTTCCTACCTTTTTTGTCCCTTCTTGATAAGACACAGATCAACTTTAATTTCCTGGATGTGTTGTTAAATCTTGCCAGCATTGGGGATGTGTTTCTAGAGGCTTAAAAGGAATACACCCTCTGTTCAGATTTAGCAGTGGCTGACATAAATGTTTCCTAAAGGACTATTTTTATGCTGCTGAGAGGTCACTGTAAGTTTAAATATCAGGATACTTTAAGCTCTTAAATaggcatttttaattttgcttgcATCCAAACAAAACTACATTGCTTTTAGGCCTTCTGAAAACGCTAGATATTGCTAAACACATCGTAAGCTCTGGTTCAAAGACTATCAATTAGCTTGCTCTTTTACTTGAACTATCTGGTTTACTGCGGTAATTGGAAAAGGCCAACAGTGGCCTTGAATTATTATTTGTTAAGCTAAGAGGTTCCAGCCAGAAATAGGTCTCCATCACCCTAGTGGAATGTAGAAATCAGTCAGCCTTTGCTTCCGAGACTTGGGCTAAATTACACCAAAGTGTGGGCACATATCCTAATAACATATAGGTGTGTACAAAATAACTATCCCAAGGCCTTGCTGTATTGAAACCCAGAAGTGAGAAAGGTCTAAAGAacttgaaaacagcagaaaggaggaggagggttaCTAAGATGCAGAGGTTAACAAAATGTATATTTAGGAGGTTATGGATGGTTTAGATTATTATTCTTAAAAGTTTCTGAACCAGAGATTTTGTTTAATCCAAAGCAGGAAACCTGTTCATTAATAAATATGTTTGCACTATATTGTACTATATATTCCCTGGTATTCTCAAGTTCAGGTTACTATGTACTTCTATTTAAAAATGCCAATACAGAACCCCATACTATCTTCTTCTTAAAAGGACAGTATTAGACTTCAAATTAACCTAAGTTCAACTGACTGATCGTAAGGATTTCTGtcaaatgtctttttaaagacAACATTTACTGCAGCAATCAATTACAAACCCCAGATTTAGACAGTGCCTTCTCTTAAACAAACAGGTGCATACACATCCTTTAGCACAGCAAGACTCAATAAGTTTGTTTACAAAGTAATTCACAATAAATCTCACTGGTAATTGGCTTTTCCTTCCAAGTGCAGCAccagaaaaacacattaaattcTGAGGAGATACTCGCCTGGGCCCTGAGAATGCACCcatggaaaagaggaaggaatatACCAGGATTCTAAATTTTGAAAGGCAAATTCTTGTAATTTGCAAGAGAACAAATAAGGTCTGAAAATGTTACTTTTGAACAGGGACCTATTAGGCTTTAGTGGGACTGGGTCTGTGTAAACTCTGCTGTTGAGACTACCAGATTTACTACATAAGCTTAAACTGTGAATAAAGAAATCCTTTGCTGTAC
The sequence above is a segment of the Lathamus discolor isolate bLatDis1 chromosome 1, bLatDis1.hap1, whole genome shotgun sequence genome. Coding sequences within it:
- the LOC136006532 gene encoding LOW QUALITY PROTEIN: cytosolic beta-glucosidase-like (The sequence of the model RefSeq protein was modified relative to this genomic sequence to represent the inferred CDS: substituted 1 base at 1 genomic stop codon): MRLPEAPVPEDIAFPVGFAWGAATIAYQIKEGWNADGKGPNVWDTFTHQGGDRVFKNQTGDVACGSYTLWEEDLKCIKQLGLTHYCFSLSWSRLLPDGTTGFINQKSNCFLKIEGCSFNSSKSKSDFCFLSFNLDNFFRTTFVDDEYPAIVKSDISAKHSKQSYLTQVFQNSVMRKKLSSWSLWLPVVPRGLHXLLCYIKETYNNPIIYITENGFSRSDPALLDGSQLWEYFRLILQEILKGTV